One segment of Candidatus Eisenbacteria bacterium DNA contains the following:
- the pepF gene encoding oligoendopeptidase F, with the protein MTRKARIIAASLALLLIVPTLAMAGKEARERADVDEQYKWDLSHIYATDADWEADYARLEAMLPEITGWEETYKGHLGESGEELLAFMKKNEELESLIERLYSYAVLKWHEDLRESAYQNYTQKVQMLLTQMAAATSWIQPELVAIPREKLQALLDNTEGLKIYQQSFDDMWRTQEHVLSEPEERILSLAGDVASVPADAYRQMTDADMKFGTFLDENGEEVEMTQARYMTYLQNPDRRVRRDAYRVYYDGYETYIHGTTSTYQGVVYRDLFYTRARNYGSCAERALDSDNVKVDVLENLINTINMNFAAVKKYNQIRKREMGLDTLYHWDYYVPIVSELDEEVPFEEAVATIQKGLKPLGKQYLKDMKAGFEGSWIDVYENAGKRSGAYSWGAYSLPHPYMLLNYENTLDDMFTVAHEMGHSLHTFYTSSNQPQVYGDYTIFVAEVASTTNEALLMHYLLEHEKDKRKRAYLIDHYIKQILGTVYTQVMFSEFEKVTHEMAERGEPLTQDALNAVYGELLNKYGGYEITYPEWAQIGWSRIPHFYRNFYVYKYATSYAAATAISRKILDGDKGALEAYLSFLKSGSSDYPVELLKKAGVDLSTPAPIEATCKLLGELVDELDRLLQES; encoded by the coding sequence ATGACGAGGAAGGCACGCATCATCGCGGCGTCGTTGGCCTTGCTGCTGATCGTTCCCACGCTCGCCATGGCGGGCAAGGAAGCGCGGGAGCGCGCCGACGTGGACGAGCAATACAAGTGGGACCTCTCCCACATCTACGCCACCGACGCGGACTGGGAGGCGGATTACGCCCGCCTCGAGGCGATGCTCCCCGAGATCACGGGCTGGGAGGAGACCTACAAGGGCCATCTCGGCGAGTCGGGCGAAGAGCTTCTCGCCTTCATGAAAAAGAACGAGGAGTTGGAGAGCCTGATCGAGCGTCTCTACTCCTACGCCGTTTTGAAATGGCACGAAGACCTGCGCGAGTCCGCCTATCAGAACTACACCCAGAAAGTGCAGATGCTGCTCACGCAGATGGCGGCCGCCACTTCCTGGATCCAACCGGAGCTGGTCGCGATTCCGCGGGAGAAACTGCAGGCGCTCCTCGACAACACGGAAGGGCTGAAAATCTACCAGCAGAGCTTCGACGACATGTGGCGCACGCAGGAGCACGTGCTCTCCGAGCCGGAGGAGAGGATCCTCTCCCTCGCCGGCGACGTCGCCTCGGTGCCCGCCGACGCCTACCGGCAGATGACCGACGCGGACATGAAGTTCGGCACCTTTCTCGATGAGAACGGGGAAGAGGTCGAGATGACCCAGGCGCGTTACATGACCTACTTGCAGAACCCGGACCGCCGGGTGCGCCGCGACGCCTACCGCGTCTACTACGACGGCTACGAGACCTACATCCACGGCACCACGTCCACCTATCAGGGCGTGGTCTATCGCGATCTCTTCTACACCCGCGCGCGGAACTACGGCTCCTGCGCCGAACGCGCCCTCGATTCGGACAACGTGAAGGTCGATGTCCTGGAGAACTTGATCAACACCATCAACATGAACTTCGCGGCGGTGAAGAAGTACAACCAGATCCGCAAGCGCGAGATGGGCTTGGACACGCTCTATCACTGGGACTACTACGTGCCGATCGTCAGCGAGCTGGACGAGGAGGTTCCCTTCGAGGAGGCGGTGGCCACGATCCAGAAGGGCCTGAAGCCGCTCGGCAAGCAGTATCTCAAGGACATGAAGGCCGGTTTCGAGGGGAGCTGGATCGACGTCTACGAGAACGCGGGCAAGCGGAGCGGCGCCTACAGCTGGGGAGCGTACTCCCTCCCCCATCCCTACATGCTTCTCAACTACGAGAACACGCTGGACGACATGTTCACCGTCGCCCACGAGATGGGACACTCGCTCCACACCTTCTACACCAGCTCCAACCAGCCGCAGGTGTACGGGGACTACACCATCTTCGTCGCCGAGGTCGCCTCCACCACCAACGAGGCGCTCCTCATGCACTATCTGCTGGAGCACGAAAAGGACAAGCGGAAGCGCGCCTACCTGATCGACCACTACATCAAGCAGATCCTGGGAACCGTCTACACCCAGGTGATGTTCAGCGAGTTCGAGAAGGTGACCCACGAGATGGCCGAGCGGGGCGAGCCCCTCACCCAGGACGCGCTGAACGCGGTGTACGGCGAACTGCTGAACAAGTACGGCGGCTATGAGATCACCTATCCGGAGTGGGCCCAGATCGGCTGGAGCCGAATTCCCCACTTCTACCGGAATTTCTACGTCTACAAGTACGCCACCAGCTACGCCGCGGCGACGGCGATCTCCCGGAAGATCTTGGACGGAGACAAGGGCGCCCTCGAGGCGTACCTGAGCTTCCTGAAGAGCGGCTCCAGCGACTATCCGGTGGAGCTGCTGAAGAAGGCGGGCGTCGACCTCTCCACCCCGGCGCCGATCGAGGCGACCTGCAAGCTGCTCGGCGAGCTGGTGGACGAGTTGGACCGGCTTCTGCAGGAGAGCTAG